A DNA window from Camelina sativa cultivar DH55 chromosome 13, Cs, whole genome shotgun sequence contains the following coding sequences:
- the LOC104737054 gene encoding subtilisin-like protease SBT3.10, whose translation MMGQINIIAMVLTLVLNLQMISSVFAHETKVYVVYLGKKTHDDPESVTESHHQLLRPLLGSKNAVHDSVVYSYRHGFSGFAAKLTKFQAQQISELPEVVHVIPNTLYELTTTRTWDYLGLSPGTPKSLLHKANMGSSVIVGVIDSGVWPESEMFNDKGYGPIPSRWKGGCESGESFNASIHCNKKLIGAKYFVDGLVAAAGIVNRTENPEYLSPRDFNGHGTHVASTIGGSFLPNVSYLGLGQGTARGGAPGVHIAIYKACWLQTGTCTGADVLKAIDEAIHDGVDILSLSLQSSVPLFPETDMRELTSVGAFHAVSKGIAVVAAAGNAGPTAQTISNVAPWILTVAATTQDRSFPTAITLGNNITILGQAIFGDPELGFVGLTYPDRPLSGDCENLSANPDSAMEGKVVLCFAANKPTNAAITAVRNAGGLGLIIARNPTHLLSPTRNFPYVSVDFELGTDILFYIRSTRSPIVKIDASRTLVARSVSTKEATFSSRGPNSVSPAILKPDIAAPGVNILAAISPNSSLNDGGFAMMSGTSMSTPVVSGVVVLLKSLHPDWSPAAIKSAIVTTAWKTDPSGEPIFADGSSRKLADPFDYGGGLINPEKAVNPGLIYDMTTDDYILYLCSAEYSDVSISRVLGKATVCPNPKPSVLDLNLPSITIPNLRDEVTFKRTVTNVGPLKSVYKVVIDPPTGVNVTVTPTELVFDSTNTKLSFTVRVSTTHKVNTGYYFGSLTWTNDLHNVVIPVSVRTQILQRYYDEN comes from the exons CAAAAATGCAGTCCATGATTCAGTAGTGTATAGTTATCGACATGGCTTCTCAGGTTTTGCTGCCAAGCTTACAAAGTTCCAAGCCCAGCAAATTTCAG AACTACCTGAAGTAGTGCATGTCATACCAAATACATTATACGAACTGACAACAACTAGAACTTGGGATTACTTGGGCCTGTCTCCGGGTACTCCAAAGAGTCTTCTACACAAGGCCAACATGGGAAGTTCTGTCATTGTTGGAGTCATCGATTCAG GAGTGTGGCCAGAGTCTGAAATGTTTAATGACAAAGGCTATGGACCTATACCAAGCCGTTGGAAAGGCGGATGCGAATCTGGAGAATCATTCAATGCCTCGATTCATTGCAACAAAAAGCTGATAGGAGCCAAATACTTCGTTGATGGCCTTGTAGCCGCAGCTGGAATCGTGAATAGAACAGAGAACCCAGAGTATCTTTCCCCGAGAGACTTTAACGGTCATGGCACGCATGTTGCCTCGACTATTGGTGGTTCTTTTCTTCCTAATGTAAGCTACTTAGGCCTCGGACAAGGCACTGCAAGAGGCGGTGCTCCCGGTGTTCATATAGCTATTTATAAGGCATGCTGGCTTCAAACAGGGACATGTACAGGAGCTGATGTCTTAAAAGCAATAGATGAAGCTATCCATGATGGTGTTGATATTTTGTCACTTTCTTTGCAATCTAGTGTTCCTTTGTTTCCAGAAACGGATATGAGGGAGCTGACCTCTGTGGGAGCATTCCATGCGGTTTCAAAGGGAATTGCTGTTGTAGCTGCAGCTGGGAATGCTGGCCCCACGGCTCAGACTATTTCGAATGTAGCTCCTTGGATCTTGACGGTGGCTGCAACCACTCAAGATCGTTCTTTTCCCACAGCCATAACACTTGGGAACAATATAACAATACTG GGTCAAGCGATCTTTGGCGATCCAGAACTCGGTTTCGTTGGTCTTACTTACCCAGATAGACCACTTTCCGG TGACTGTGAGAACCTCTCTGCTAATCCCGACAGTGCAATGGAAGGCAAAGTCGTGTTGTGTTTCGCAGCAAATAAACCAACCAATGCTGCTATAACCGCTGTAAGAAACGCCGGTGGCCTCGGGTTAATCATTGCAAGAAATCCGACACACTTGCTTAGTCCAACTCGTAACTTTCCATATGTTTCCGTAGACTTTGAGCTCGGGACCGACATTTTGTTCTATATACGCTCCACAAG atCTCCCATTGTAAAGATAGACGCTTCAAGAACACTTGTTGCACGATCCGTGTCGACCAAGGAAGCTACTTTCTCATCAAGGGGACCCAATTCAGTTTCTCCTGCGATTCTTAAG CCGGATATAGCAGCACCTGGTGTGAACATACTAGCAGCTATTTCTCCAAATAGTTCTTTAAACGACGGAGGATTTGCTATGATGTCAGGAACATCAATGTCTACTCCTGTTGTTTCAGGAGTTGTAGTGCTCCTCAAATCATTACACCCTGATTGGTCTCCTGCTGCTATTAAATCAGCTATTGTCACTACAG CTTGGAAAACAGATCCATCCGGAGAGCCAATTTTCGCGGACGGGTCAAGCCGCAAGCTAGCTGATCCGTTTGATTACGGAGGAGGTCTCATAAATCCAGAGAAAGCTGTAAATCCAGGTCTCATATACGACATGACCACAGATGACTACATCTTGTACTTGTGCTCTGCTGAATATAGTGACGTTTCTATTTCCCGAGTCCTCGGGAAAGCAACAGTTTGTCCTAACCCCAAGCCTTCTGTTCTTGATCTCAACTTGCCTTCCATAACAATCCCAAATCTTAGGGACGAAGTCACTTTCAAAAGAACCGTCACTAACGTTGGACCTCTGAAATCAGTATACAAGGTTGTAATTGATCCTCCAACGGGCGTTAATGTGACTGTAACGCCAACGGAACTAGTGTTCGACTCTACAAATACAAAGCTATCTTTCACTGTTCGAGTCTCCACCACACACAAAGTAAACACTGGTTACTATTTTGGAAGCTTGACTTGGACTAACGATTTGCACAATGTAGTCATCCCAGTATCTGTAAGAACACAGATCTTGCAACGATACTACGATGAAAACTAA
- the LOC104737055 gene encoding subtilisin-like protease SBT3.8: MKSCKTVSFVVLSLVIILNGQSAFVAQAGAESKVHIVYLGEKQHDDPESVTESHHQMLWSLLGSKKDADNSLVHSYRHGFSGFAAKLTKSQAKKIADLPEVVHVTPDSFYELATTQTWDYLGLSAANPKNLLNDTNMGEDVIIGVVDSGVWPESEVFNDNVIGPIPSHWKGGCEAGEMFNASHCNKKLIGAKYFINGFLATHESFNSTESLDFISPRDHSGHGTHVATIAGGSYVPNTSYKGLAGGTVRGGAQRARIAMYKACWYLDDLDINTCSSADLLKAMDEAMHDGVDVLSLSIGYRLPYYPETDIRAAIATGAFHAVLKGITVVCSGGNSGPASQTVGNTAPWILTVAATTLDRSFPTPIILGNNKAVLGQAMYTGPELGFTSLVYPENPGNSNESFFGTCELLFFNSNRTMAGKVVLCFTTSTRYTTVSSAVSYVKKAGGLGLIVARNPGDNLSPCVDDFPCVSVDYELGTNILFYIRSTGSPVVKIKPSKTLVGQPVGTKVADFSSRGPNSIEPAILKPDIAAPGVSILAATSTNRTFNDQGFIILSGTSMAAPVISGVVALLKARHRDWSPAAIRSAIVTTAWRTDPFGEQIFAEGSPRKLADPFDYGGGLVNPEKAAKPGLVYDLGLEDYVHYMCSVGYNESSISQLVGKGTVCSIPKPSVLDFNLPSITIPNLKDVVTLTRTLTNVGPLNSIYKVMVEPPLGIQVTVSPETLVFNSTTKRASFKVRVSTTHKINTGYYFGSLTWSDSEHNVTIPLSVRTQTLPYYYDEN; encoded by the exons ATGAAGAGTTGCAAAACCGTAAGTTTTGTGGTACTAAGCCTAGTAATAATTCTTAACGGGCAGAGCGCTTTCGTTGCACAAGCCGGTGCTGAGAGCAAG GTTCATATAGTGTATTTAGGCGAGAAGCAACATGATGATCCTGAGTCTGTCACGGAATCTCATCATCAGATGTTGTGGTCACTTCTTGGAAG TAAAAAGGATGCCGATAATTCTTTGGTGCACAGTTACCGACATGGCTTCTCCGGTTTTGCAGCGAAGCTTACCAAGTCCCAAGCCAAGAAGATAGCAG ATTTACCTGAAGTTGTTCATGTCACGCCGGATAGTTTCTATGAACTGGCAACAACTCAAACTTGGGACTACTTAGGCCTTTCCGCTGCTAATCCGAAAAATCTTCTAAATGACACTAATATGGGTGAAGACGTTATTATTGGTGTTGTAGACTCAG GAGTTTGGCCAGAATCTGAAGTATTTAATGACAATGTCATTGGACCGATACCAAGCCACTGGAAAGGAGGCTGTGAAGCAGGGGAGATGTTCAACGCCTCTCACTGCAATAAGAAGCTTATAGGAGCCAAGTACTTCATTAATGGTTTTCTTGCGACGCACGAAAGCTTCAACTCCACGGAATCACTTGACTTCATTTCCCCTAGAGACCATAGCGGTCATGGCACGCATGTCGCCACCATAGCGGGTGGTTCATACGTCCCAAATACAAGCTACAAGGGCTTAGCTGGAGGGACTGTGAGAGGTGGGGCACAACGTGCTCGTATAGCAATGTACAAAGCTTGTTGGTATCTAGATGATTTAGACATAAATACTTGTTCATCTGCTGACCTCTTGAAAGCTATGGATGAAGCTATGCATGATGGTGTTGATGTTTTGTCCTTGTCTATCGGCTATCGTCTTCCTTACTACCCTGAAACTGATATTCGCGCTGCCATAGCTACGGGAGCATTCCACGCCGTTTTAAAGGGTATCACAGTTGTTTGTTCAGGTGGTAACTCCGGACCAGCATCTCAGACTGTAGGAAACACGGCTCCTTGGATTTTGACAGTGGCTGCAACGACTTTAGACCGGTCCTTTCCCACACCTATTATACTTGGGAACAATAAAGCAGTATTG GGTCAAGCAATGTACACTGGTCCAGAACTTGGCTTCACTAGCTTGGTTTACCCGGAGAATCCAGGAAATAGCAACGAAAGTTTTTTTGG TACCTGTGAGCTTCTATTCTTCAATTCCAATCGTACAATGGCCGGCAAAGTCGTGTTGTGCTTCACAACATCAACACGTTACACCACAGTATCAAGTGCCGTGTCTTATGTCAAGAAAGCTGGTGGTCTTGGCTTAATTGTTGCAAGAAACCCTGGCGACAATCTTTCACCATGTGTAGATGACTTCCCTTGTGTTTCTGTTGACTACGAGCTGGGAACAAATATACTTTTCTACATACGTTCCACAGG ATCGCCTGTTGTGAAGATAAAACCTTCTAAAACACTTGTTGGACAACCAGTAGGTACAAAGGTGGCAGATTTCTCATCAAGAGGTCCTAATTCAATTGAGCCTGCCATCCTCAAa CCGGATATAGCAGCACCAGGAGTGAGCATATTGGCGGCTACATCCACCAATAGAACTTTCAACGACCAAGGATTCATTATATTGTCTGGAACATCAATGGCAGCTCCTGTAATATCAGGAGTTGTTGCACTTCTCAAAGCTCGGCACCGTGATTGGTCTCCTGCCGCCATTAGATCAGCCATTGTCACTACAG CTTGGAGAACAGATCCATTCGGTGAGCAGATTTTTGCTGAAGGGTCACCTAGGAAGCTAGCTGATCCGTTCGACTATGGTGGAGGTCTTGTGAATCCTGAGAAAGCTGCAAAACCAGGTCTAGTGTATGACCTGGGACTTGAAGACTATGTTCACTACATGTGCTCTGTTGGTTACAACGAGTCATCGATCTCTCAGCTTGTCGGAAAAGGAACAGTCTGTTCCATTCCCAAACCATCTGTTCTTGATTTTAACTTACCTTCCATCACAATCCCAAACCTCAAAGACGTAGTGACTCTCACCAGAACCCTCACTAACGTTGGACCACTAAACTCGATCTATAAAGTAATGGTTGAACCACCATTGGGCATCCAAGTTACTGTGAGCCCGGAGACGCTAGTGTTCAACTCTACAACCAAACGGGCTTCTTTTAAAGTCAGAGTTTCGACCACACACAAAATCAACACAGGTTACTACTTTGGAAGCTTGACTTGGAGTGACTCTGAACATAATGTCACCATTCCTTTGTCTGTGAGAACGCAAACTCTGCCTTACTACTACGATGAGAACTAA
- the LOC109128475 gene encoding subtilisin-like protease SBT3.6 isoform X2 — protein sequence MRNYRTSIFVLSLVIFLNVQRNFVAQGSAERKVHIVHLGEKQHDDPDFVTETHHQMLWSLLGSKEDVHDSMVYSYRHGFSGFAAKLTKTQAKKIADLPEVVHVIPDSFYKLKTTRTWDYLGLSAANPRNLLDETNMGEQSIIGVIDTGVWPESEVFNDYGIGPVPSHWKGGCESGEAFNSSHCNKKLIGAKYFINGFIAENESFNSTKSLDFISPRDHDGHGTHVATIAGGSYVPNISYKGLAGGTVRGGAPRARIAMYKTCWYLDDEDIMSCSSADILKAIDEAMHDGVDVLSISLGSDVPMYGETDIPDGITTGAFHAVLKGITVVCAGGNSGPEAQTVTNTAPWIVTVAATTLDRSFATPITLGNNKAILGQAMYTGPEIGFTSLVYPENPGKSDHSFSGTCEELSVNSNLTMVGKVVLCFTTSPYSASASSAARSVKTAGGIGVIIARQPGYVIRPCLDDFPCVAVDWELGTDILLYIRSNGFPVVKIQPSRTLTGQPVGTKVATFSSRGPNSIAAAILKPDIAAPGVSILAATTTNTTFNDRGFNMMSGTSMAAPAISGVVALLKALHRDWSPAAIRSAIVTTAWRTDPFGEQIFAEGSPRKLADPFDYGGGLVNPEKAAKPGLVYDLGLEDYVLYMCSAGYNESSISQLVGKGTVCSNPKPSILDFNLPSITIPNLKDEVTLTRTLTNVGPLKSVYRVKVEPPLGFQVTVTPKTLVFKAKTKRVSFKVRISTTHKINTGYYFGSLTWSDNVHKVTMPVSVRTQILQNYYDEN from the exons ATGAGGAATTACAGAACATCCATTTTTGTACTGAGTTTGGTAATATTTCTCAATGTGCAGAGAAATTTTGTGGCACAAGGCAGTGCTGAGAGGAAG GTTCATATAGTGCATTTGGGTGAGAAGCAGCATGATGATCCGGATTTTGTCACGGAAACTCATCATCAGATGTTATGGTCACTTCTTGGAAG taaagaagatgTACACGATTCAATGGTATATAGTTACCGACATGGCTTCTCCGGTTTTGCGGCAAAGCTTACCAAGACCCAAGCCAAGAAGATAGCAG ATTTACCTGAAGTTGTTCATGTTATACCGGATAGTTTCTACAAGCTGAAAACAACTCGGACTTGGGATTACTTAGGCCTTTCTGCCGCCAATCCAAGGAATCTTCTAGATGAAACTAATATGGGTGAACAAAGTATCATTGGTGTTATCGACACAG GAGTATGGCCTGAATCTGAAGTATTTAACGACTATGGGATTGGGCCGGTGCCAAGCCACTGGAAAGGAGGATGTGAATCAGGAGAAGCTTTCAACTCTTCTCACTGTAACAAAAAGCTCATAGGAGCCAAGTACTTTATCAATGGTTTTATAGCGGAGAACGAAAGCTTCAACTCCACAAAATCACTTGATTTCATTTCTCCTAGAGATCATGATGGTCATGGCACGCATGTTGCCACCATTGCAGGTGGCTCATACGTGCCCAACATAAGCTACAAGGGCTTAGCTGGAGGGACTGTGAGAGGTGGGGCACCTCGTGCTCGTATAGCAATGTACAAGACTTGTTGGTATCTGGATGATGAAGACATAATGAGTTGTTCATCAGCTGACATCTTAAAAGCTATAGACGAGGCTATGCATGATGGTGTTGATGTTCTGTCAATCTCTCTAGGCTCTGACGTTCCTATGTATGGCGAAACTGATATCCCCGATGGGATAACTACTGGAGCATTCCATGCAGTCTTAAAGGGTATAACTGTTGTTTGTGCCGGTGGTAACTCTGGCCCTGAGGCTCAGACCGTGACAAACACAGCTCCTTGGATTGTGACTGTGGCTGCAACTACTCTAGACCGTTCCTTTGCCACACCTATTACACTTGGCAATAATAAAGCCATATTG GGTCAAGCAATGTATACAGGTCCAGAAATTGGCTTCACCAGCTTGGTTTATCCAGAGAACCCAGGGAAGAGCGACCATAGTTTTTCTGG TACTTGTGAGGAACTCTCCGTGAATTCTAATCTTACAATGGTGGGGAAAGTCGTGTTGTGTTTCACAACATCACCTTACAGTGCTTCTGCATCGAGTGCTGCACGTTCGGTGAAGACAGCCGGTGGTATCGGTGTAATCATCGCAAGACAACCAGGATATGTTATCCGACCATGTCTAGATGATTTTCCTTGTGTTGCTGTTGACTGGGAGCTCGGAACTGATATACTTCTCTACATACGGTCCAATGG ATTTCCTGTTGTGAAGATACAACCTTCTAGAACACTCACAGGACAACCAGTGGGAACAAAGGTGGCAACGTTCTCATCAAGAGGACCTAATTCGATTGCAGCTGCGATCCTCAAA CCGGATATAGCAGCACCAGGAGTGAGCATATTGGCGGCTACAACCACTAATACCACTTTCAACGACCGAGGATTCAATATGATGTCAGGAACATCAATGGCGGCTCCTGCAATTTCAGGAGTTGTTGCGCTTCTTAAAGCTTTACACCGTGATTGGTCTCCTGCTGCCATTAGATCAGCCATTGTCACGACAG CTTGGAGAACAGATCCGTTTGGAGAGCAGATATTCGCTGAAGGATCACCTCGGAAGCTAGCTGATCCGTTCGACTATGGTGGAGGTCTTGTGAATCCTGAGAAAGCTGCAAAACCAGGTCTTGTATATGACTTGGGACTTGAAGACTATGTTCTCTATATGTGCTCTGCTGGTTACAACGAGTCATCGATCTCTCAGCTTGTCGGAAAAGGAACAGTCTGTTCAAATCCCAAACCATCTATTCTTGATTTTAACTTGCCTTCCATCACAATCCCAAACCTCAAAGACGAAGTCACTCTCACCAGAACTCTCACTAACGTTGGACCACTCAAATCGGTCTATAGAGTAAAGGTTGAGCCACCATTGGGTTTTCAAGTGACCGTGACACCGAAGACACTAGTGTTTAAAGCTAAGACCAAAAGGGTCTCTTTTAAAGTCAGAATCTCAACCACACACAAAATCAACACAGGTTACTACTTTGGAAGCTTGACCTGGAGTGACAATGTGCATAAGGTTACAATGCCTGTATCTGTAAGAACACAGATTCTGCAGAACTACTACGATGAAAATTGA
- the LOC109128475 gene encoding subtilisin-like protease SBT3.6 isoform X1: MGEQSIIGVIDTGVWPESEVFNDYGIGPVPSHWKGGCESGEAFNSSHCNKKLIGAKYFINGFIAENESFNSTKSLDFISPRDHDGHGTHVATIAGGSYVPNISYKGLAGGTVRGGAPRARIAMYKTCWYLDDEDIMSCSSADILKAIDEAMHDGVDVLSISLGSDVPMYGETDIPDGITTGAFHAVLKGITVVCAGGNSGPEAQTVTNTAPWIVTVAATTLDRSFATPITLGNNKAILGQAMYTGPEIGFTSLVYPENPGKSDHSFSGTCEELSVNSNLTMVGKVVLCFTTSPYSASASSAARSVKTAGGIGVIIARQPGYVIRPCLDDFPCVAVDWELGTDILLYIRSNGFPVVKIQPSRTLTGQPVGTKVATFSSRGPNSIAAAILKPDIAAPGVSILAATTTNTTFNDRGFNMMSGTSMAAPAISGVVALLKALHRDWSPAAIRSAIVTTAWRTDPFGEQIFAEGSPRKLADPFDYGGGLVNPEKAAKPGLVYDLGLEDYVLYMCSAGYNESSISQLVGKGTVCSNPKPSILDFNLPSITIPNLKDEVTLTRTLTNVGPLKSVYRVKVEPPLGFQVTVTPKTLVFKAKTKRVSFKVRISTTHKINTGYYFGSLTWSDNVHKVTMPVSVRTQILQNYYDEN, translated from the exons ATGGGTGAACAAAGTATCATTGGTGTTATCGACACAG GAGTATGGCCTGAATCTGAAGTATTTAACGACTATGGGATTGGGCCGGTGCCAAGCCACTGGAAAGGAGGATGTGAATCAGGAGAAGCTTTCAACTCTTCTCACTGTAACAAAAAGCTCATAGGAGCCAAGTACTTTATCAATGGTTTTATAGCGGAGAACGAAAGCTTCAACTCCACAAAATCACTTGATTTCATTTCTCCTAGAGATCATGATGGTCATGGCACGCATGTTGCCACCATTGCAGGTGGCTCATACGTGCCCAACATAAGCTACAAGGGCTTAGCTGGAGGGACTGTGAGAGGTGGGGCACCTCGTGCTCGTATAGCAATGTACAAGACTTGTTGGTATCTGGATGATGAAGACATAATGAGTTGTTCATCAGCTGACATCTTAAAAGCTATAGACGAGGCTATGCATGATGGTGTTGATGTTCTGTCAATCTCTCTAGGCTCTGACGTTCCTATGTATGGCGAAACTGATATCCCCGATGGGATAACTACTGGAGCATTCCATGCAGTCTTAAAGGGTATAACTGTTGTTTGTGCCGGTGGTAACTCTGGCCCTGAGGCTCAGACCGTGACAAACACAGCTCCTTGGATTGTGACTGTGGCTGCAACTACTCTAGACCGTTCCTTTGCCACACCTATTACACTTGGCAATAATAAAGCCATATTG GGTCAAGCAATGTATACAGGTCCAGAAATTGGCTTCACCAGCTTGGTTTATCCAGAGAACCCAGGGAAGAGCGACCATAGTTTTTCTGG TACTTGTGAGGAACTCTCCGTGAATTCTAATCTTACAATGGTGGGGAAAGTCGTGTTGTGTTTCACAACATCACCTTACAGTGCTTCTGCATCGAGTGCTGCACGTTCGGTGAAGACAGCCGGTGGTATCGGTGTAATCATCGCAAGACAACCAGGATATGTTATCCGACCATGTCTAGATGATTTTCCTTGTGTTGCTGTTGACTGGGAGCTCGGAACTGATATACTTCTCTACATACGGTCCAATGG ATTTCCTGTTGTGAAGATACAACCTTCTAGAACACTCACAGGACAACCAGTGGGAACAAAGGTGGCAACGTTCTCATCAAGAGGACCTAATTCGATTGCAGCTGCGATCCTCAAA CCGGATATAGCAGCACCAGGAGTGAGCATATTGGCGGCTACAACCACTAATACCACTTTCAACGACCGAGGATTCAATATGATGTCAGGAACATCAATGGCGGCTCCTGCAATTTCAGGAGTTGTTGCGCTTCTTAAAGCTTTACACCGTGATTGGTCTCCTGCTGCCATTAGATCAGCCATTGTCACGACAG CTTGGAGAACAGATCCGTTTGGAGAGCAGATATTCGCTGAAGGATCACCTCGGAAGCTAGCTGATCCGTTCGACTATGGTGGAGGTCTTGTGAATCCTGAGAAAGCTGCAAAACCAGGTCTTGTATATGACTTGGGACTTGAAGACTATGTTCTCTATATGTGCTCTGCTGGTTACAACGAGTCATCGATCTCTCAGCTTGTCGGAAAAGGAACAGTCTGTTCAAATCCCAAACCATCTATTCTTGATTTTAACTTGCCTTCCATCACAATCCCAAACCTCAAAGACGAAGTCACTCTCACCAGAACTCTCACTAACGTTGGACCACTCAAATCGGTCTATAGAGTAAAGGTTGAGCCACCATTGGGTTTTCAAGTGACCGTGACACCGAAGACACTAGTGTTTAAAGCTAAGACCAAAAGGGTCTCTTTTAAAGTCAGAATCTCAACCACACACAAAATCAACACAGGTTACTACTTTGGAAGCTTGACCTGGAGTGACAATGTGCATAAGGTTACAATGCCTGTATCTGTAAGAACACAGATTCTGCAGAACTACTACGATGAAAATTGA
- the LOC104737056 gene encoding ubiquitin carboxyl-terminal hydrolase 10-like: MFLTDERGLNFKPLQSESSVSPVIITRVLVEWNEGEHEKYDSRYLCDLPEVHKTSFSAKKTRQEAISLFSCLEAFLAEEPLGPDDMWFCPSCKEHRQANKKLDLWKLPDFLVFHLKRFTYSRYLKNKIDTFVNFPIQDLDLRKYVKNNNGQSYVYELYAVSNHYGGLGGGHYTAYAKVGDLIGLTIYFLIDDNKWYHFDDSHVSSANESELQDSAAYVLFYRRVRSETETQTAEMSSDMD, encoded by the exons ATGTTCTTGACAGATGAACGTGGTCTGAACTTTAAACCACTTCAGTCTGAATCTTCTGTGAGCCCTGTTATCATTACAAGAGTTTTAGTCGAGTGGAATGAGGGTGAACATGAAAAATATGATTCCAGATACTTGTGTGACCTTCCAGAGGTTCATAAAACCAGTTTCTCAGCAAAGAAGACAAGACAAGAAGCTATATCTCTGTTTTCGTGTTTGGAGGCCTTTTTAGCAGAAGAACCTCTCGGACCGGATGACATGTG GTTTTGTCCAAGCTGCAAAGAACACAGACAAGCGAACAAAAAGCTAGACCTGTGGAAATTGCCAGATTTTCTTGTGTTCCATTTAAAACGGTTCACGTATAGTAGATATCTCAAGAACAAGATTGACACGTTTGTGAATTTTCCAATTCAGGATCTAGACTTGAGAAAGTACGTGAAAAACAATAATGGCCAGTCATATGTATATGAATTATATGCCGTTAGTAATCATTACGGTGGACTTGGTGGTGGTCACTACACAGCCTATGCTAAGGTTGGTGACTTGATTGGTCTCACTATCTATTTC TTGATCGATGACAACAAATGGTATCATTTCGATGACAGTCATGTGTCATCTGCAAATGAATCTGAATTACAAGACTCAGCTGCATATGTTCTTTTCTACCGAAGAGTAAGAAGTGAAACTGAGACACAAACAGCTGAGATGTCCAGTGATATGGATTAG